A segment of the Streptomyces sp. NBC_01235 genome:
CCCTGCGGCCGCGTGCCGGAGTCCCGGCCCTGGAGGCCGAGCTGTTCGACGGCAGCGCCGCGTTGGACGTGGTGTGGCTGGGCAGGCGTTCCATCGTGGGCATAGAACCGGGGCGCAGGCTCATAGCATCGGGCCGGGTCTCCATGAGCCGGGGCCGCCGGGTGCTGTTCAACCCCAAGTACGAACTGAGACCCCTGGGTAGGGAGTAGCCGGTGACGTCGCTCGACAAGCCGACCGAAGACACGACTGCGGAGGACACGGCCGCGGCCGACGCCCGGGCGGTGACCGAGGCCGCGCTGTTCGAGGCGTTCGGCGGCGTGCGGGGCATGGTCGAGACGGTGGTGCCCGGCCTGCTCTTCGTCACGATCTTCACGATCAACAAGGACCTGCACATGTCCGCGATCGCCGCGCTCGCGGTGTCGCTGGTCCTGGTCGTGGTCCGGCTGGCGATGAAGGACACGGTCAAGCACGCGTTCAGTGGGGTCTTCGGTGTGGCCTTCGGCGTCGTCTTCGCGATGATGACCGGCAACGCCAAGGACTTCTATCTGCCGGGCATGCTCTACACGCTGGGGCTGGCGCTGGCGTACATCATCACGACGCTGTGCGGGGTGCCGCTGATCGGGCTCATCCTCGGGCCGGTCTTCAAGGAGAACCTCTCCTGGCGCACCCGCAACCCCGGCCGCAAGAAGGCGTACGCCAAGGCCAGTTGGGCGTGGGGGCTGATCCTCCTCGCCAAGTGCGCGATCCTCTTCCCGCTGTACTGGTGGGCGAACACCGCCCAGCTGGGCTGGGTGCTGGTGGCGCTGAAGATTCCGCCGTTCCTGCTGGCCGTCTGGCTGACGTGGGTGTTCCTCGCGAAGGCGCCCGCGCCGATCGACGTGTTCTCGGAGATGGAGGCGGAGGAGAAGGCGGAGGCTGAGCGGGAGGCTGCCGCCGCGACCTCGGAGACCGGTGGGCGGCACCGCCGGGAAGGGTAGTTCCCGGCGTTGGTGTGACCGTCCCTGGGGGCTGCCGCCCCCCAGACCCCCGCTTCGACCCTCAAGGGGCCTCGTCCTCAGACGCCGGACGGGCTGGTAGGGAAAGGGCGCCCTGAGATTTCAGGGCGCCCTTTGCCGTCGTCTCCCTCGAAGGTCAGCTGCCGGTGTCCTCCTTGCGGACCGACAGCAGGTCCTCCAGCTGTTCCTCCCGGGCCTGGGCGGCGACGAAGAGGAGTTCGTCGCCGGCCTCCAGGGAGTCCTCGCGGGACGGGGTCAGCACCCGGGTGCCGCGGATGATGGTGACCAGGGAGGTGTCCTCCGGCCATTCCACGTCGCCGACCTGGGTGCCGGCCAGGGCCGACTCCTCGGGGAGGGTCAGTTCGACGAGGTTGGCGTCGCCGTGGCTGAAGCGGAGCAGGCGGACCAGGTCGCCGACGCTCACCGCCTCCTCGACCAGGGCGGACATCAGACGCGGGGTGGACACGGCGACGTCCACGCCCCAGGACTCGTTGAACAGCCACTCGTTCTTGGGGTTGTTGACGCGGGCCACGACGCGCGGGACGCCGTACTCCGTCTTGGCCAGGAGCGAGACGACCAGGTTGACCTTGTCGTCGCCGGTCGCGGCGATGACGACGTTGCAGCGCTGGAGCGCCGCCTCGTCCAACGACGTGATCTCGCAGGCGTCGGCCAGCAGCCACTCCGCCTGGGGGACGCGCTCGACCGAGATGGCGGTCGGCGCCTTGTCGACGAGCAGGACCTCGTGGCCGTTCTCCAGCAGCTCGCCCGCGATCGAGCGGCCGACGGCTCCGGCTCCGGCAATGGCGACCCTCATCAGTGACCGCCTTCCTTCGGGCCTTCGGCGAACGACGCCTCGACCTTTTCGACCTCGTCGGTGCGCAGCATCACATGCACCAGGTCACCCTCCTGCAACACCGTCTGCGAGGTGGGCAGGATCGCCTCGCCGAGACGGGTCAGGAACGCCACGCGGACGCCCGTCTCCTCCTGCAGCTTGCTGATCTTGTGGCCGACCCAGGACGGGGCGGCGTGCACCTCGGCGAGCTGGACGCCCCCGGTGGGGTCGCGCCACAGCGGCTCGGCCCCCGAGGGGAGCAGCCGGCGCAGCATCTGGTCGGCAGTCCAGCGGACGGTGGCGACGGTGGGGATGCCCAGACGCTGGTAGACCTCGGCGCGCCGGGGGTCGTAGATGCGGGCCGCGACGTTCTCGATGCCGAACATCTCGCGGGCCACGCGGGCGGCGATGATGTTGGAGTTGTCGCCGCTGGAGACGGCGGCGAACGCGCCGGCCTCCTCGATGCCCGCCTCGCGCAGGGTGTCCTGGTCGAAGCCGACCCCGGTGACACGACGGCCGCCGAAACCGGAGCCCAGTCGTCGGAAGGCGGTGGGGTCCTGGTCGATCACGGCGACCGTGTGCCCCTGTTGCTCCAGGGTCTGGGCGAGAGCGGAACCCACTCTGCCGCAGCCCATGATGACGATGTGCACGACCGTCCTTCCGAGGTCAAGAAAGTCAAGAAGTCGATGAGTTTTCTGGCCTGGTCATGGTGCTCGGCCTTGAACAGGGTCTCAGACCGTCGCCCAAGCTACACACGCGCGGTCCTCGCAGGGCACCCCCGTGCACGGTCCGCGCACGGTTTGCGCGATCAGCGACGGCTGATGCTCGAGAGACTGAGGAAGGTAAGGATTCCGAGGCCTACGAGGGTGCCGATGGCGCCGATGAGCTCCGCGGTCGTGTGCATGGACCCTCCGAGGGGCGGCAGCGGGCGGGGATTGTCATATAGGCATGACGACCGGCGCGGCGGTGGAATCCGCAGCGCGGGCCGGGCCGATTTCACCCGGGAGGCAGACGCGGCAGCCCATCACCCGGTCGAGCCGGGGGGAGGGTGGGCGGTCCCGTGTTCGAAGGCTTACGCTTCTCTGTTGTGTCCAAACTGACCGACGTGCCCAAACGAATTCTGATCGGGCGCGCACTGCGCAGTGATCGGCTGGGGGAAACGCTCCTGCCGAAGCGCATCGCCCTACCCGTCTTCGCTTCCGACCCGCTGTCCTCCGTGGCCTACGCGCCCGGGGAGGTGCTGCTGGTCCTGTCCATCGCGGGCGTGTCGGCCTACCACTTCAGCCCGTGGATCGCCCTCGCGGTCGTCGTGCTGATGTTCACGGTGGTCGCCTCCTACCGGCAGAACGTCCACGCCTACCCCAGCGGTGGTGGCGACTACGAGGTGGCCACCACCAACCTCGGTCCCAAGGCCGGCCTGACGGTCGCGAGCGCGCTGCTCGTCGACTACGTCCTGACCGTCGCCGTCTCCATCGCCTCCGGCATCGAGAACCTCGGCTCCGCGATCCCGTTCGTCGTCGAGCACAAGGTGGCCTGCGCGGTCGCCGTGATCGTGCTGCTGACACTGATGAACCTGCGCGGGGTCAAGGAGTCCGGCAAGCTCTTCGCGATCCCGACGTATGTGTTCGTCGCGGGCGTCTTCCTCATGATCGCGTGGGGCGCCTTCCGCGGGCTGGTCCTCGACGACCAGATGCGGGCGCCGACGGCCGAGTACACGATCAAGGCCGAACACCAGGGCCTGGCGGGCTTCGCGCTCGTCTTCCTGATGCTGCGCGCCTTCTCCTCCGGCTGTGCCGCGCTCACCGGGGTCGAGGCGATCTCCAACGGCGTTCCGGCCTTCCGCAAGCCCAAGTCGAAGAACGCGGCGACCACGCTGGCGGCGATGGGCCTGCTGGCCGTCACCATGTTCTGCGGGATCATCGTCCTGGCCCTGGTGACCAAGGTCCGGATGGCCGAGAACCCGGCCGTCGACCTGCTCAAGGACGGTGTCGGGGTCGGCTCCGGATACGTCCAGAACCCGGTGATCACCCAGGTCGCCGAGGCCGTCTTCGGCAAGGGCAGCTTCTTCTTCATCGTGCTCGCCGCGGCCACCGCCCTGGTGCTGTTCCTGGCGGCGAACACCGCCTACAACGGCTTTCCGGTGCTCGGCTCGATCCTCGCCCAGGACCGCTACCTGCCCCGCCAGCTGCACACCCGCGGCGACCGCCTCGCCTTCTCCAACGGCATCGTGCTGCTCGCCGGCGCGGCCATGCTGCTGGTGGTCATCTACGGTGCCGACTCCACCCGGCTGATCCAGCTGTACATCGTCGGCGTGTTCGTGTCCTTCACGCTCAGCCAGACCGGCATGGTCCGGCACTGGAACCGGCACCTGGCGGCCGAGACCGACCAGGCCAAGCGCCGCCACATGGTCCGCTCCCGCGCGATCAACACCTTCGGCGCCTTCTTCACCGGCCTGGTCCTGGTGGTCGTCCTGGTCACCAAGTTCACGCACGGCGCCTGGGTCGCCCTGCTCGGCATGGTGATCTTCTACGCGACGATGACCGCGATCCGCCGCCACTACGACGGCGTGGCCGCGGAACTCGTCGCCCCCGAGGGCCCCAGCGACGACAGCGTCCGGCCCTCGCGCGTCCACTCGGTGCTGCTGATCTCCAAGATCCACCGCCCGACCCTGCGCGCCCTCGCCTACGCCAAGCTGATGCGCTCCGACACCCTGGAGGCGCTCACCGTCAACGTCGACCCGGCCGAGACGAAGGCGCTGCGCGAGGAGTGGGAACGGCGCGGGATCGACGTACCGCTGAAGGTGCTGGACTCGCCCTACCGCGAGGTCACGCGGCCGGTCATCGAGTACGTCAAGAGCCTGCGCCGGGATTCGCCGCGCGACGCGGTGTCGGTGATCATCCCCGAGTACGTGGTCGGCCACTGGTACGAGCACCTGCTGCACAACCAGAGCGCGCTCCGGTTGAAGGGCCGGCTGCTGTTCACGCCGGGCGTCATGGTCACGTCCATTCCGTACCAGCTGCAGTCCTCCGAGGCGGCGAAGATCCGGGCCCGCAGGCGGCAGGAGTGGAACGCTCCGGGTTCGGTGCGGCGCGGTCCCCTGCAGGAGGGGCGGCCGAAGGAGCCGTCCGGTACCGGCGGCAAGACGGGCTCTTCGAAGCCGGACGCGAAGAGCTGACCCTCGCTCCGCGCACCGGGCACCCGGCTCGTGGTGAACGGCCGGACGACAGCCACGTAGACTGGTGGGCTGTTGTCCGGCCGTTCCTCGTTCGACGTTGTGGAGTCACCCCGCCATGCAGGCAGAACCGAAGAAGTCGCAGGCGGTATCCCTGGTGGGCGAGGAGTACGAGGTCGAGATCGGCCCCGTCGCCCACGGCGGCCACTGCATCGCCCGTACCGAATCCGGCCAGGTGCTGTTCGTCCGGCACACGCTGCCCGGCGAGCGGGTCGTGGCCCGGGTGACCGACGGCGAGGAGGGCGCCCGGTACCTGCGCGCGGACGCGGTGCGGGTGCTGGAGGCGTCCAAGGACCGGGTCGAGGCCCCCTGCCCGTACGCCGGCCCCGGCCGCTGCGGCGGCTGCGACTGGCAGCACGCCAAGCCGGGCGCCCAGCGCCGCCTCAAGGGCGAGGTGATCGCCGAGCAGCTGCTGCGGCTCGCGGGCCTCACCCCCGAGGAGGCCGGCTGGGACGGCACCGTGATGCCGGCCGAGGGCGACAAGCTGCCGGCGGGCCAGGTGCCGCAGTGGCGCACGCGCGTGCAGTACGCGGTGGACGCCGACGGCAACGCCGGTCTGCGACGCCACCGCTCGCACGAGGTCGAGCCCGTCGAGCACTGCATGATCGCGGCGCCGGGCGTGAGCGAGCTGGGCATCGAGGAGCGCGACTGGTCCGGCATGGCCTCGGTCGAGGCGATCGCGGCTACGGGCTCCCAGGACCGCATGGTGATTCTGGAGCCCCAGCCGGGCGCCAGGCTCCCCCTGGTCGAGCTCGACAAGCCGGTCTCCGTGATGCGCGTCGAGGAGAAGGACGGCGGCATCCACCGCGTCCACGGCCGCGCCTTCGTACGCGAGCGGGCCGACGGCCGTACGTACCGCGTGGGCAGCGGCGGCTTCTGGCAGGTCCACCCGCAGGCCGCCGACACCCTCGTCAAGGCCGTCATGCAGGGCCTGCTGCCGCGCAAGGGCGACATGGCGCTCGACCTGTACTGCGGCGTGGGCCTGTTCGCGGGCGCCCTCGCCGACCGCCTCGGGGAGAAGGGCGCGGTCCTCGGCATCGAGTCCGGCAAGCGCGCGGTCGAGGACGCCCGGCACAACCTGGCCGGCTTCGATCGGGTGCGCATCGAGCAGGGCAAGGTGGAGAGCGTCCTCCCGCGCACCGGGATCACCGAGGTCGACCTGATCGTCCTGGACCCGCCGCGGGCGGGGGCGGGGCGCAAGACGGTGGAGCACCTGACATCGCTGGGGGCGCGGAAGATCGCATACGTGGCGTGCGATCCGGCTGCGCTGGCGCGGGATCTGGCGTACTTCCGGGACGGCGGGTACCGGGTGCGGACGCTGCGGGCGTTCGATCTGTTTCCGATGACGCATCATGTGGAGTGCGTCGCCATCCTTGAGCCCGCCGAAAAGGCTCACTGACCTGCGGCTTTGTTCGGCGTGCGCTATGTGTGCCATGTGCGTTACGGGCAGGTTCTTGACGCTCAAATGACGCTCCGAGAGGCGCTTTGTCGCTCATTTGACGCACGTTCTGATGGGGTGTCACGCGGTTGTTCTCGCAGGTGACGGCGCGTTGGATGGGGTCTGTCGGGGCCCCTGCTTCGCCGTCTCTTGGTGAAAACCTGTCGATTATCGCCTGGTTGGGTCTCAGTAGGAGCGGGGTCCGTAAGGGCTCCAGTGGCCGAGGAAGGGCTTGAGGTCGCCGCCGTTGGGCCTCGGTGGGCCCGGCGGGCCAGGGACCGCTGAAGGCCAGGGAGTCCCCGGCCCGCTCGAAGACGGCGATCTACCGGCCGATCGCTCGTTGCGGTCGCGCGGGCGGAGGAGAACCTCGGCGTCGACATCGAGGAGCTGGCCCTTGGCCGGCCGCCGGGCCCCGGTGAAGGCGAAGGGCGCCCGACCGCGTACGCGCCGCCGCGGTGCCCCGCGCGAGGAGTTCGCGATGGAGCCCGTGTATGGGGACGCCGGCATCACCGCCTGCTACCCCGGCTGATCAAGGGCCGCGCCCTGGGCCGGTGTTCGTTACCCACCGCTGCCCCGGCCCCGGAAAAGTCGTCAGCCCGGGCTGGCCCGGCTGTCGTACGGGCGGGCCCGCGCCCTCCTGGACGCGCACACGGCCGTCGGCGGGGTGCCGGGCACGGGCTGGGACCTGCACGAATGGAGGCACTCCAGCCTCACCCACCTCGGCGAGGCCGGGGCCAGCCTGTCGATGCTCATGGCAAAGTCGCGGCACGCGATGCCGGAGAACGTCCGGCATCGCGTGCCGCACCCGTCGGCGGAGGCGATCGCCGAAGTCACCAGCCTGCTTGCGCCCGGTGACAGCAGGCGCCGAGTAGTTGACCGCGACCTGGAGGCGTGGCAGTGCGGGCTAGGGCGGTAAGAGCCTTCCTGCCGGTCGGCCTGGGCGGACAGCGTTGGGTGTGGGGTGCCAGAGGCTGTGGGTCTACCTTGTGCCCACTGTCCGCAGCGCGGCCAGGACCAGCGTGCGGGTGACGGTGATGACCTCGGCGAGACGCACCTGTTCCTGCGGCCCGTGTGCCCACCGCACTTCGCCGGGCCCGTACTGGAGCGTGGGGATGCCCTGCGCGCCGTACAGCCGCAGGTCGCTGCCGTACGGCGCGCCCTGCTCACGCGCCGGCCCGCTGCCTGTGACGTCGGCGTGGGCGTGACCGACCAGCGCCGCCAGAGGATGGCCGTCCGGCATCCGGCCACTGGCGAAATGACCGCCGGGCCAGGTCACCGTGGCCGGGTGGGCACGCAGCCAGGGATCGGCGGCGCAGGCTTGGGCGATGCAGTTCTCCAGTTCCGTGCGGGCGTCGGCCGGGTCCTCGTCCAGCCGGACGCCCAGTCGTCCCTCTGCCACGAGGAGGTCGGGGACGCTGCTGGCCCAGTCACCGGCGTGGACCGTGCCGACTGACAGCGGGTAGGGGATGGGGTAGGCGGCCATCAGTGGATGGGGATCGCAATTGCGGGCGGCTTCCAGACGGGCCAGTGCGCGGTGGAGGGGGAGGTAGGCGTCGAGGGCGCTGACCCCTGCGTAGCGGGTGCTGCCGTGGGTCGCCTGGCCGGGGACCTCGATGCGGAAGGTCAGGGCTCCTGCGTTCGCTGTCATCAGCGTGCCGCTGGTCGGTTCGGCGATGATGCAGGCGTCGGCGGTGTGGCCGCGTCGGAGCGTGCCGAACGCGCCGAGTCCGCCGTCCTCCTCGCTGACCACGAAGTGGGCCGCGAGACGGCCGCGCAGTCTCACCCCGGTGGTGCGGATGGCGGTCAGGGCCGCGAGCACGGCCGCCAGCCCGGCCTTCATGTCGCAGGCGCCGCGGCCGTGGACGAGGTCGCCCGTGACCCGGGGCACGAACGGGTCGCCCGCCCAGCGCGCCCGGTCGCCGGGAGGCACGACGTCGACGTGGCCCTGGAGGACGAGGGTCGGTCCGTCGCTGTCGTTGCGTGTGCTTCCCACCAGCCCCCACGCCTCGTCTCGCGGGGCCTCGGCGCCCGGGTAGGC
Coding sequences within it:
- a CDS encoding ArgE/DapE family deacylase, whose translation is MTSSLSDAEAAALAAVDEAAVARTLLELLAVPSVTGSAAESELQHLLARHLQRLDLDVDLWSMNLPELRADPAYPGAEAPRDEAWGLVGSTRNDSDGPTLVLQGHVDVVPPGDRARWAGDPFVPRVTGDLVHGRGACDMKAGLAAVLAALTAIRTTGVRLRGRLAAHFVVSEEDGGLGAFGTLRRGHTADACIIAEPTSGTLMTANAGALTFRIEVPGQATHGSTRYAGVSALDAYLPLHRALARLEAARNCDPHPLMAAYPIPYPLSVGTVHAGDWASSVPDLLVAEGRLGVRLDEDPADARTELENCIAQACAADPWLRAHPATVTWPGGHFASGRMPDGHPLAALVGHAHADVTGSGPAREQGAPYGSDLRLYGAQGIPTLQYGPGEVRWAHGPQEQVRLAEVITVTRTLVLAALRTVGTR
- a CDS encoding OB-fold nucleic acid binding domain-containing protein, which codes for MSAVPRSEKPVGRFRRMLDRLSSSQEDLESEELREDAETTGCTRIGDCQDRQIVTVTGTLRTVTLRPRAGVPALEAELFDGSAALDVVWLGRRSIVGIEPGRRLIASGRVSMSRGRRVLFNPKYELRPLGRE
- a CDS encoding potassium channel family protein, yielding MHIVIMGCGRVGSALAQTLEQQGHTVAVIDQDPTAFRRLGSGFGGRRVTGVGFDQDTLREAGIEEAGAFAAVSSGDNSNIIAARVAREMFGIENVAARIYDPRRAEVYQRLGIPTVATVRWTADQMLRRLLPSGAEPLWRDPTGGVQLAEVHAAPSWVGHKISKLQEETGVRVAFLTRLGEAILPTSQTVLQEGDLVHVMLRTDEVEKVEASFAEGPKEGGH
- a CDS encoding APC family permease, with the protein product MSKLTDVPKRILIGRALRSDRLGETLLPKRIALPVFASDPLSSVAYAPGEVLLVLSIAGVSAYHFSPWIALAVVVLMFTVVASYRQNVHAYPSGGGDYEVATTNLGPKAGLTVASALLVDYVLTVAVSIASGIENLGSAIPFVVEHKVACAVAVIVLLTLMNLRGVKESGKLFAIPTYVFVAGVFLMIAWGAFRGLVLDDQMRAPTAEYTIKAEHQGLAGFALVFLMLRAFSSGCAALTGVEAISNGVPAFRKPKSKNAATTLAAMGLLAVTMFCGIIVLALVTKVRMAENPAVDLLKDGVGVGSGYVQNPVITQVAEAVFGKGSFFFIVLAAATALVLFLAANTAYNGFPVLGSILAQDRYLPRQLHTRGDRLAFSNGIVLLAGAAMLLVVIYGADSTRLIQLYIVGVFVSFTLSQTGMVRHWNRHLAAETDQAKRRHMVRSRAINTFGAFFTGLVLVVVLVTKFTHGAWVALLGMVIFYATMTAIRRHYDGVAAELVAPEGPSDDSVRPSRVHSVLLISKIHRPTLRALAYAKLMRSDTLEALTVNVDPAETKALREEWERRGIDVPLKVLDSPYREVTRPVIEYVKSLRRDSPRDAVSVIIPEYVVGHWYEHLLHNQSALRLKGRLLFTPGVMVTSIPYQLQSSEAAKIRARRRQEWNAPGSVRRGPLQEGRPKEPSGTGGKTGSSKPDAKS
- a CDS encoding DUF3159 domain-containing protein, whose protein sequence is MTSLDKPTEDTTAEDTAAADARAVTEAALFEAFGGVRGMVETVVPGLLFVTIFTINKDLHMSAIAALAVSLVLVVVRLAMKDTVKHAFSGVFGVAFGVVFAMMTGNAKDFYLPGMLYTLGLALAYIITTLCGVPLIGLILGPVFKENLSWRTRNPGRKKAYAKASWAWGLILLAKCAILFPLYWWANTAQLGWVLVALKIPPFLLAVWLTWVFLAKAPAPIDVFSEMEAEEKAEAEREAAAATSETGGRHRREG
- a CDS encoding class I SAM-dependent RNA methyltransferase, with translation MQAEPKKSQAVSLVGEEYEVEIGPVAHGGHCIARTESGQVLFVRHTLPGERVVARVTDGEEGARYLRADAVRVLEASKDRVEAPCPYAGPGRCGGCDWQHAKPGAQRRLKGEVIAEQLLRLAGLTPEEAGWDGTVMPAEGDKLPAGQVPQWRTRVQYAVDADGNAGLRRHRSHEVEPVEHCMIAAPGVSELGIEERDWSGMASVEAIAATGSQDRMVILEPQPGARLPLVELDKPVSVMRVEEKDGGIHRVHGRAFVRERADGRTYRVGSGGFWQVHPQAADTLVKAVMQGLLPRKGDMALDLYCGVGLFAGALADRLGEKGAVLGIESGKRAVEDARHNLAGFDRVRIEQGKVESVLPRTGITEVDLIVLDPPRAGAGRKTVEHLTSLGARKIAYVACDPAALARDLAYFRDGGYRVRTLRAFDLFPMTHHVECVAILEPAEKAH
- a CDS encoding potassium channel family protein; the protein is MRVAIAGAGAVGRSIAGELLENGHEVLLVDKAPTAISVERVPQAEWLLADACEITSLDEAALQRCNVVIAATGDDKVNLVVSLLAKTEYGVPRVVARVNNPKNEWLFNESWGVDVAVSTPRLMSALVEEAVSVGDLVRLLRFSHGDANLVELTLPEESALAGTQVGDVEWPEDTSLVTIIRGTRVLTPSREDSLEAGDELLFVAAQAREEQLEDLLSVRKEDTGS